A single Myxococcus stipitatus DNA region contains:
- a CDS encoding GTP-binding protein, translated as MAKEKFERNKPHVNIGTIGHVDHGKTSLTAAITKVLAKTGGA; from the coding sequence GCCAAGGAGAAGTTCGAGCGTAACAAGCCCCACGTGAACATCGGCACGATCGGACACGTGGACCACGGCAAGACGTCGCTGACGGCGGCCATCACGAAGGTGCTGGCGAAGACGGGCGGCGCC